The following are from one region of the Schistocerca cancellata isolate TAMUIC-IGC-003103 chromosome 11, iqSchCanc2.1, whole genome shotgun sequence genome:
- the LOC126108323 gene encoding TD and POZ domain-containing protein 1-like, whose protein sequence is MSAVTEVQNTTTEALAALLDGGDGSLVTLVAGETRVAAHRAVLAAASPVFKAMFAHDMLEASCGQVSIDDVEGPVLRLLVAYAYTLRAPQLPDTAPQLLAAADKYGLSALKAACERQLISQLAVETAAATAVTAVRHSCPDATRAAVAFIKDHLQVMATRGWADAVLEYPQEVNQVIRLLGEPPAEASSPTATGGGSTPNSDRQPHSGHSRTPAAAAPPTSARHTPPPDDAAVSHFRSLSGAERGRRLIEAAKVGAVEEVQLLLAAGADVGAGDGDGETALHWAALRGHAAVVRLLLSAASHPDARDQWWRTPLHWAARNGHAEAAAALLQAGADRGKTDEDGDTPLDYARQQNQHHLIEMLTQR, encoded by the exons ATGTCGGCAGTTACGGAGGTTCAGAACACCACAACCGAGGCCCTGGCCGCCCTGCTAGACGGGGGTGACGGCTCCCTGGTGACGCTCGTGGCGGGCGAGACGAGGGTGGCGGCTCACAGGGCGGTGTTGGCAGCCGCGAGCCCCGTGTTCAAAGCGATGTTCGCGCACGACATGCTGGAGGCCAGCTGCGGCCAGGTGAGCATTGAcgacgtggagggcccggtgctgagGCTCCTGGTGGCCTACGCGTATACCCTGCGGGCCCCCCAGCTGCCCGACACGGCCCCCCAGCTGCTGGCGGCGGCCGACAAGTACGGCTTGTCGGCCCTGAAGGCTGCCTGCGAGCGGCAGCTGATCTCGCAGTTGGCCGTCGAGACCGCAGCGGCGACGGCCGTCACGGCAGTGAGGCACTCGTGCCCGGACGCCACGAGGGCTGCCGTCGCCTTCATAAAGGACCACCTGCAGGTGATGGCCACGCGGGGCTGGGCGGACGCTGTGCTCGAGTACCCACAAGAAGTCAACCAAGTCATCCGTCTACTcggtgagccaccagcagaagcCAG CTCGCCGACCGCCACAGGGGGCGGGTCCACCCCCAACTCTGACCGTCAACCCCACAGCGGCCACAGCCGGACTCCTGCTGCAGCTGCGCCTCCCACGTCTGCCCGACACACCCCTCCACCTGATGACGCAGCTGTCTCGCACTTCAG gagcctttcTGGGGCAGAGCGAGGCAGGAGGCTGATAGAGGCGGCTAAGGtgggggcggtggaggaggtgcaGCTGTTGCTCGCGGCTGGGGCGGATGTGGGGGCGGGGGACGGGGACGGGGAGACCGCCCTGCACTGGGCTGCACTGAGAGGCCACGcggctgtggtgcggctgctgctctCTGCGGCGTCCCACCCCGACGCCAGGGATCAGTGGTGGCGGACGCCGCTGCACTGGGCGGCACGGAATGGCCACGCAGAAGCGGCGGCTGCGTTGCTGCAGGCCGGAGCCGACAGGGGGAAGACGGATGAAGATGGGGACACCCCCTTGGACTACGCCAGGCAGCAAAACCAACACCATCTCATCGAGATGCTAACACAGCGTTAA